The DNA sequence CGTCCTCCCTGCCTTCACAACATGCCTGAACTCCTCGGCCTTCTTCTTCAGTGATTCCACAAGGCTCCGTCCCTCTGCCATGTACTTCATTGCCTTGGTAACTGCTGTCAGCCTTATCATGGTAGGAAATACGTCATTGGTGGACTGGCTCATGTTCACATGGTCATTAGGGTGTATGACGGAGTAATCCCCCTTCTTCTTTCCCAGTATATCCAGCGCGACATTGGCTATGACTTCGTTGGCATTCATGTTGTATGATGTCCCAGCTCCCGCCTGGAAGAGGTCAATAACGAACTGGTTGTGGAATTCACCGCCAATGATCCTGTCGCATGCCTTCTTTATTGCATCGGCCTTGTCCGCTGGCAGTTTGCCTCCCATGTTGTTGGCAGCTGCGGCAGCTTTCTTGATGATGGCCATGGAATTTATGTGATCCGAGTCGGCAGTCAGGCCGGTTATCCTGAAATTGTCGATTGCCCTTACCGTGTTCACACCGTAATACAGCTTATCGTCTATGGAAACTTCGCCAAGAACGTCCTTCTCTTTTCTTTCCATGATCATGATATGGCAAGACATTATATAGCAATTTTCCGAGTGAAGAGACAGCCTGATATCCAAGCAATATACGGGAAAGGGGGTTCAGATCCTGGCTGAAGAAAGCTTAATTATAGGCAATTAAATCGGATGCAATGACAGGCAGGGCACTGATAATAATCTCCTCTGGTGAGGAAGCAAGAGAGAAAGCAATGACTGGAATAATGTACGCCGTTAATGCAAAGAAAAACAACTGGCTGGATGATGTCAGGCTTATGTTCTTTGGCCCAAGTGAAAAGCTCATACTCAGCGAGGATGAGGAAATCAGGAATAGCATGGAAGCTATCAGAAAAGCTGGTCTGGTTCCAACGGCCTGCAAGGCCATTGCACGTAACGAGGATATTGAACCGAAACTGATCAAAAACGGAGTGAACGTTGAGTATGTTGGGACCACAATAAGCAACCTTATCAGGGAAGGATACTCGGTCCTGACATTCTGACCGTACTGATTTCTAGCGGATCGTGAATATTCTGGCATATCTCTATGAGAAAGATTCTGCTTCTGAAGCAGTGCTACCACACTCCAAGAGGAAATTTCTTGAACATATAGCGTGAGTTGCCATGATTTTCAGGAAAAATGCGTGTAATAGAGAGAAATAAGAGAGATTCCAGTGTTTTCCGCGTAAAATGGGATTCCATGGGGAAATGAAGCCATTCCAGTTAAGCCCCTAAGTCATAGGGAATCCTCGAATGGCATTTTCCCGAGAATTATATAGAAACACTTCGAAGAAATTTAATACATTGTTTCGATTGTGTAAAAGGTAATTTGAATGAAAGATACCGAGGTAGTGGTTAGAGTCGCGGGCGCTGCAGGCGACGGTGTCCAGTCTGCCGGGCTCATAATCGCAAAAGCGTTTTCAAGAAGTGGATTGTACGTTAACACATACAATTACTATCAGAGTTTGATAAGAGGGGGTCAGAGCTGGTATCAGATAAGAGCTGCACATGAGAAGGTAAGGAGCCAGGGCGACGGGCTGGATGTCCTCATTGCACTGAACAAGGATGGATTGACAAGACATACAAACCCCATGATCAACGAGGGTGGAGCATCTCCTCTCGAGGGTGTTGCAATATTTGACAAGGAAATAACAGGGTACGAGAAGGGAAAAGCAACGTACTGTGAGATGCCGCTCGGAGAAATAGCCGCGAAGTACGGAAAGAACGCGCTGATGAAAAATACCGTTGCAATAGGAGCCATGGCGGCTGCAGTTGGCCTTGATTTCAGCATACTGTCCGGCGTCATCGCCGACCAGTTTGGGAAGAAGGGCGACGTTGCTGACCAGAACGTGAAGGCAGCAAAGGAAGGATATGATTATTACTCTTCAAATTTCAAGAAACTCGGCAAGAAGATACAGTATGGCAAGACAAAGAGGTACCTTATGGCCGGAGGAGAGGCTGTCGGACTCGGTGCAGTGAGTGGCGGGCTGAAGATGTATGTTGGATACCCAATGACACCTGCGTCGTCTGTAATGCATTATCTGGCGTCACACACTGAACAGTTCGGGCTATTTGTCAAGGTATCGGAGGATGAAATATCCGCAATCAACATGGCCATAGGTGCAAATTATGCAGGCGTGCGCGCCATGACCGGTTCCTCGGGAGGAGGTTTTGCACTGATGACCGAGGCTCTGGGAATGTCAGGCATGGTCGAGGTGCCACTTGTAGTTTACGAAGCACAGAGATCCGGCCCATCCACTGGATTGCCTACAAAGACGGAACAGGGCGACCTTATGCAGGTTATAGGCGCGTCCCAGGGTGACTACCCGAAAGTTGTTTTTGCGCCCAGGAACGTCGAGGAAGCGTTCTACATGACAAGGGAGGCACTGAATCTGGCCGAGAAGCTGCAGATGCCGGTGATAGTCATGTCAGATCTTTACCTTGCTGAACATTATGAGTCCGTTGAAAACCTGGACCTTAATTTCAAGATCGACAGGGGAAATTTTGCCAAGGACAACCAGCCGGATTTCAAGAGGTACCAGTACACGGACAGCGGAGTTTCGAGCCGTGCACTTCCAGGACAGGCCGGCCTCATGCACAACGAGGATTCCGATGAACACAATGAGTACGGCGCGGTGGTCAGCGATGCTGAAACAGATCCGACCCTCAGGCGCCTCTCCATGGAGAAGAGGATGAAGAAGATCAATATCTATCTCAAGGAAATGCCGCCAACAGACACGTACAGGTACAGTGACGCAGAATACGCAATCGTGCAGTGGGGATCGACCCAGGGAGTGGTTGAGGAAGCTGTTGACATGTTGAGAGAAAAGGGCATAAAGGCTGGTGCCGTGGAGATCAACAGAGTATATCCACTGAACCCGGACATGGGAAAGCTGTTCTCCGGAAAAAAGAAGATAATAGTTGTTGAAAACAACTATTCTGGACAGATAAACAGGTTCCTGAGATCGGAGTTCCTGGTCAAGACAGAACTTATTACAAAATACGATGGGGAAAGCTTCTACCCCGGTGCTCTTGCGGAAGAGCTGGAAGCAGTTATAAGGAGGAATTGAAATGGTTACACTGGCAGATTATAAGGGTAAGGTAAAACCGGACTGGTGTCCGGGTTGCGGAAATTTTGCACAGCTTTCCGCAATAGGTGGAGCGCTGACTGAACTGGGAATTGAGCCGAAGGATTCGGTTGTGGTTTCAGGAATTGGATGTTCAAGCAACATGCCTGAATTCATAAACATGTACGGGTTCCACGGCCTTCATGGCAGGCTTCTTCCGGTGGCAGAGGCAATCAAGTGGGCAAACGACAAGCTGACCGTGATAGGATACGGGGGAGACGGCGACGGATTCTTCGAGGGTACGCAGCACTTCTACCACACGTCGAAGAGAAACGTTGACATCACTTACATCGTCTCTGACAACCAGATCTTTGGCCTGACCACCGGCCAGGCTTCCCCAACGACTTCCATGGGCATGGTTACTAAGACAACCCCAAATGGGAATATAGAGAAACCTCTTAATCCGCTGGACTTTGCACTTACTGCAGGTGCTACTTTTGTGGCGAGGGCGTTCTCCGGCGATGCCAAACACCTTAAGGATGTTATCAAGGCAGGCATACAGCATCGTGGATTTTCGTTCATAGACGTATTAAGCCCGTGTGTGACGTACAACAAGCTCAACACATACGATTTCTTCAGGAAGAGGGTATACCACATTGAAGGAAATGACCGGAAGGACTTAATGCAAGCTTACCGCATTGCCCAGGAATGGGGAGACAGGATACCAATAGGCATACTTTACGAGAACACAGACAAGACATATGAGGACTATGATCCAATCCTGTCGAAGGGGCCGCTCATAAATAACCCCGTTCATAAACTTGTGGAAGATGACCTGGAAGAGTTTGTGTAATGATTCCGATACCATTTTTAATTTTTTAGGTTCCTGAGAACAATTTACTGTTACGAAGTCGAGCCCAAAGTTTTCCGGATTTGTTCTTTCTCTCCTTCCATTTTCTTCTTTTGTTTCTTTGGTTCTTCTAAGTTTTTTGGGGCTGAATCATGATTGTATTGCAAATCAGGAAACTAAGCTTCTGAATTCCGAAGGAGGATGCGATAGCATGTTCTTGATTTACGTCTGGATTATGAAAATAGCGAGAAACATTGCTTTTCTAATCATTTGATTTTTATCTTACCTCCAATATTGTCGGAAGAGCTGTTTCTTTTTCATCAATTTCCTTACTGATAGCTGCCCGTCAACCATTATATTGTTTTCCCCAAGTTTTGTCTACTTCCCGTATCGGAACCCGTTACTCCATATACTTTCCTGTACATAAGCGTGGACCTGAGCGATCTTTCGACCTATGTAGGGTAAAAGTCTGGGATACTCGAGACCCTTCCGCTTCGAAACATGCTTGACCTTCTCGGTCACACGGCTCTCCTTGTGACTTCACGCAACGGCACTATACCGGATTTTGCCTCTCTTGGATTTAAGTTTCTTGCGGTGTACTCGATTATAGACATTATCGGAGATGGAGAGATGACTCTTCCTGCACCTGTATGCCATGAACTTATAGAACAGCCAGTCTATGAATTTCTGTAATACATTGTATGTCCTGCTTGCGTATGTGTGGTTGAAGTAGTTAGTCCAGCCCATGATAAGGTAGTTTAATCCCCCCTCATGGCTCCCTTTTCATTGATGGCAAGATTCTTCCTGTTTAGTACCTGTTTTGCCTTTTCCCTGAAGTTCTTCACTCCTTTCCTTGGGGGCCTGGCATATGGTGACATCTTTCCTCTTCCTTGTTATGCATCTCTGGAAGAAGTGGAAGTCAATGAAGTCAAAGCCTTCCCTTGTTGTGGTTATCCTGCTCTTCTCTTCGTTAAGGGACAGCTTGAGTTTATCCAGCAGTTGCCTAATGATTGCCGCGATCGCCATGATTGTTTTAGGATTACTGAGTGATAATATCACCATGCCGTCCACCCATCGTATGAGGTGCGCATCGTATTCCTGTGCAGCGTACCTGCCCTCTTCATCCCAGAAACCGTCTATAAGGTTCAGGTATGTGTTCGCAAGAAGTGGTAATATGACACCGCCCTAGCGGTGTGCCGAGGGTGGGATATGTCGTTTACCCAGTATACGGCGCCTGCCCTGAGCCATCCCCTGAAACGGGGAAGAAAAAAGCTGTCCATTTTCCCCTTTTCTATCAGAGATATCATTCATTATCCTGCGATCAATGCTGTCTAAGAACGAGGATATGTCCATGTCCACGATCTCGGTGCATCCATAATTCGTGTATTTCCGTACCTCAAGCGATGCCTCCTTTGCCGACCTGTTCAGCCGGTACCATAACTGCAGTCATGGAAATCGGCATCAGATCTTTTCCAGGATGAGTCAAACTTAACCTCTTTGACGTACCATGGTTACTCTAGAGTCGGTGCTTATTGAATAATTCATTATTAACCATATTAAAGAAATGAGTTCGGATGTGTATACACCTATCGAAGATTGATTAGATCCAAAAAAAATAAATAAAAAAAATAAAAAATGGGTAAAAAATTAGCTGGTATAGGTCAGGAAATTATACAGTGTGTCAGCTCCGCCACCAATCATAACATTTTCCTGGTAGTTTTGTATGGAACTAGGTGTGATATGCGAGCTAACGACAAAGTATTGAACCTGTTGGAACAGTTCTACCTGGAATGTCAGGTTTATGAACATTCTGTCCATCTGTAATGCGTATGATTCCTGGGCCGACCCGGCACTGGCGAAGGTTTCGTTGTAAAGAGTGCTCATATTATGCATTTGTCCAGCTTCTGTTGCATTATGTATTGGGTTTGACGAACTTCCTATCCATGATGGGTACATTCCATCAGTTGCAGGATAAACTGACAGAGTAGAGCTGGGCAAAGCCATTGGTTTCAGATAATCCGTTGGGAACGGGTAATCAGGGGCCCATCCAAGCAAGTATATTGGCATTGGGTTTGTGCCAGGTCCAGTACCATATTCATAGTTTATTAGCTGGTTGAAAGGCGTAGGTTCCTGCTGAATTGCGATGCCAGTTACTTGGAGTATATAGTTGGTCCAAGTGGATATTCCCGCCTGATCAACAGGATCAGGCGTGTTATAGAATATAGGAAGCGTTACCTGTTTTCCGTTGTACATCAATTTTCCTCCGGACATTGTTAAGTTAAGTTTAGCCCCGCTGTGAGCCATAAAAGTATCCCAGTAATTTTTAGCTATGGTCAAGTCGAAGTATGGTACATGCCCACCAGTCGAAGCGTTTAGTTGAGCTGGTGTTTGATAGTATGCCATACCCTGAGGTATGATGCCAGCAAAGAACGCACCAAATGAATATTGCGGATAGGCAGGATTACCAAGTTGGTCCTGAAGGTATTTTGTTTCATTGTACGCATATGCAAACGCAGCTCTTGCATTTGGGCTTGTGAACATGGCGGCTGGAACATTTGCGCTCGGATCAATATTTGCAAGAGTTGCAGTATTTACTAGTGCGTTGAAATTGTAGAAGAAAACTGACAGCGATGGGAATCCAAATATATTTGCCTTACCTGAGTCTTTAAGCGCTACTGCATTTCCCCACGACGATGTTGGTATTCCTCCCTGCTGGGCTGATCCACCCTGTAACTCTAGATACGGAGTATTTGTATTACTCAAATATTGTATTGCGACTGTTTTAATCGTCGGAGCAGGATACCAAGAGCCGGGCGCTTTGTAATATGGATTTGCCTGAAGCACTATCTCCTGTCCTGGTAGTATATACTCTATGGTATACGGACCATCAGCCATCACGTGATTCTGAATGTATGTATTGTATGACCCCGACTGCCCAAAAACTTTATATGCTTGGAACCCAGCAGGAGTGAATGTAATTGCCGCACCATTTGCTATAAACCAGGAAGCTTCGGAAACATAATCTCCCGATGCAGTGAGAACCTGGAATGCCAACGTTGGCGTCACTGGTTGCTGGAAGTGTATAGTTAAGGTATTCGAGGCATTGTTGTAGGTAATGTTGTCAGTAATATTGTGATAGGTGTTCGTAACGTAATAGTTCCCAGGTAGTACATATTGACCAAGTATCCATCCAGGATCGTTAGCATTTATGAAAAGCAGGTCACGGACAAGAGAGTAGTATACATCATATGCCTTGACAGGTTGTCCATTGGCAAAGCTTGCGTTTGCTCGTATTGTAAACGTGTAGTTTTCGTAGGGCTGAAGAGCTGTAGAGTAGGTAACTGTTTGTCCTGCCTCATTGGTATAGCTGGATGTGTAAGTTTTGGAATAATTATTGATACCGCCGTTTGTAATGTTCGGAAGCTGAGTTGCTAGGAAAGGATTGAAAGAAATTGTGCTATTTCCATTATACACCAAGAGTCCGGGATTAGTGTTATCAAGTATCTCATTACTGACCGTATCATAAGCTATTGCTGGATCCAGTGTTCTGTATCCACCAGCGGCTAATTCTGCATTAGTGTATATTGCATTTGATGAACTTGGCACACTGACATGGTTGAAAATAGGTATGTTAACGAATATGGAAGTAGTTGTTAGTGTTCCGTAATTAATCACACCTGTAGTAGTATTAACGACAGCACTAGAGGTGAACAGTTCAAGAGTGTAGTATCCACTGGTAAGTCCATTGAGATAATAGATCATATTTCCTGGTGCCTGATATAAATAAAACGGACTGGATGAATTTCCCAGATTGTTAGCAACAAACTGATAATTCTGCTGTTGAATCATGTTAGCTCCTTGATATACGTCCATTGACTGATTTACTGTTTGATAAGAACTATTAGCTGGAGAGCCTGCTCCCATGGAATATGTCAGATTAACACCTGGCGCAAAAATCAATGGGTTCAAAATAAGTGGAGCGCTTGAATTGCTATTAAGAAGCAAAGTACCGTATGATGCGTTGAAATCCTTTAAAGCTGACGTCGGATATCCAACGGTAAGCGGTATGAGATTGTTGCTTGATGTTGTACTACCATAATTAACGCTGTACATTATGAAATAATCTCCTGTTGTGTTATAAGTGTGGCTGATCTTCAAACTATTTCCCGTACTGTTAAATGTATTGTAAGTACCATCTCCAAACCAAACAGAAACATTCTTGAAACTGCTAGACTCGTTCACATAAAACGAGTAAGTCGATCCAAGTCCTACTGCTTCCTGCGTGGTTGTAACTACATTCGCACTGACACCACTGCTTGTTGATGGGTGGTAAAAAGCTAATACAGCAAAGGCCGCTAATATGACTACCAACACAACTATCACCGCATAAAATTTCACGTTAGTTGTTGGTTTCTTAGCAGGTCCCCTTGTTCTATCTACTTTCGGTTCACTACTATTATTTTCCATTTTGTTCCTCCAAAGAGTTGTGCGTCTATATTCAAATTTATGTATATAAACCCTTTTGTCGTTGCAAATGTGTTTGCTAATTCATTATGCCTCCGTCATTCGCCTCATTTAGTTGAAGCAGATGACCTTCATGGAGATTCCCCTTGCCATGTTTTCAGGCTTTATGGCCTTGATTATTTCTCCCATGGTTCTTTTCAGGCCAGAGAAATAGATTACAACGATCCACCTTTAACCGTATTCATTGTCCTTTTTCCACTGCTTCTCACCGATCTTCCTGACCCGTCTGACGCCTATTGCCCTGGAAGGTGATCCTCTCGACTGCGTGAATGCATTCTCCCTCGTAGGAATCGCCGCTTTACTGCCAAGGAAGCTATGTGTATAACCCTATTGTCTCGAAGTCGGGCGTCAAACTACACAATAACCACATGACACCATTTTACAATGGCCTTCAGGCACCCTCTTTCAGTATAGGGAAATTGAAACCGAGATCATGTAGATCGATGCCATCAATGAAAGCATCCATGAACCTGGCTGGATTATCCTGTCCTATATAGTTTTCAATCATGTCAGGAAGCAACAAGAGCTGTCTTCTGCCTGCTCCAGAAACGTAAGACCCACTCATCACGCTGTATATTACTGAGTCATGAATATATCTATAGCTTCTAAAAGTCGTACAATTCAGGGTCTAATAATTTTCACACAGTCTCGTGGATGATTAAGAATTCAGGGAAGCGAAAGGACATTTTTGAGTCTATAAGCTCATGCCGTGGTGGTAAATATAGGGGGATTTGGTCAATATAGGACTTAGTATTACAGCGGTTCGCAATTATTACTAAAGTGAAATCTGGAAGCTAGATAAACCTATACTGAGCAATTATTTTCGTTTCTTGTAATACCAAGGGACTACTCCTCTCCCCCAAAATTTACTGTATACGACTATTTCCATGTAAATAAATAATGATTCCGAAAAAAATATTAGGATAAGTACGTACACAGACAGCAACTGAACCCCGCCAAAATAAAATGATAAAACATAATTCTCAGCATGGAATCCAGATACAAAAGTATAGGGTTCAGGAAGAAGTAGGATATCTATAATTAATGAAACTACGATAAATCCTCCTTTAACGAAATCTGCAAAAATATAGCCTAATAATTGAGTTTTTGTAAGATCTTTTGATGAAATTTCGCGCTCATTTTTATCCTTTAATTCAGGTAGGTATCTCGACATCAGGAATCTCTTCGTCTTTGGGTTGACTTTTGTCCTCATAGATTAGACATGAAACAAAATGTCCCGTAGTAACCTCTTTAAGTCTAGGGATATCATACTTTATGAAAGTTATCACAACTTTATCTGCAGACAGGAGTTCAACTTCAGCTATGGCTAAAAATTTTACCCCGCCTTTCAGTTCGCTCTCCTTCCGTATAAGATTTTTCATAAATCTCACAGATTCTTGAGTGTCAGATAACGGAGACTCAAAATGAATTTCAATTTCATTTTTTTCGGTGTCGCTTATTATACTCACAATTCTTGGAAACATCTTCGCTTCTGGATTCCTGAATGGATCAAGCATATCTCTTATTGGTTCGGCAAGATCGGAAGCCGACCATCCGCAATTCTTCATAGCCACTGGGCACCTAGGGTGAAAATAGCAGCCAGTAGGCGGGTTTGATGGGCTAGGAATTTCACCCTCAAGTATAATTCTATTAATTTTTGTTTTTGGATCCGGAATAGGTATAGCAGATAAAAGAGCTTTAGTATACGGATGTAACATCTTCGTAAACAAGGCGTTCGTTTCAGCCAATTCAACGACTTTACCGAGATACATGACTGCAACCTTATCCGCCATCATTCTGATGACGCTAAGGTGGTGAGATATAAATATAAAGCTTATGTTTCGCTCCTGCTGAATACTTCTCAATAGATTTAATATTTGAGCTTGGACTGAAACATCAAGAGCCGACGTCGGTTCATCTAATATCAATACTTTTGGATTTATAACTAAAGATCGTGCGATCCCTATTCTCTGCCGCTGACCTCCACTGAATTCGTGGGGAAATCTATATAGATGATCTTCGCTGAGTCCTATCTTTTGAATAATATCTAAAGTTTCTTTGAAAATATCACTTGCATTCATTTTGGTCAGAAGTTTCATCGGTTCTGCTATAATATCCTTTACTAACATTCTTGGATCCAGAGAACTATAAGGGTCCTGAAATACCGGTTGTATTAGTTTTCTATATTCTTTCATATCTCTCTTAGGTATTTTTGTAAGAGAATATTTTTTTCTGAGCGGCTCCAGTTCTTTCATTACCTCTCTTACTCCAGGGTCTTTGTCACTGGAACCGGCATTTCTCAACTTAATTTCAGTCAATTTCTGTTCAAGTGTAATTATATTATTCATTATTTCTGATGGAAGGTTCAAGTACACGTTTCCAGCTGTAGGCTCAATAAGCCTCAAGACGCTTCTTCCAAGGGTTGTTTTACCACATCCTGTCTCCCCTACTATACCTATTGTCTCTCCCTCTCTCAGAGAGAACGAGATATCATCTAGGGCTCTAACCTGACCCTTAGACTTCCTTAATCCTGAAGAAACATCAAAATACTTTTTTATATGCGATACGTAGAGTACCGTATTGTTTTGTTCGCTATTCTCACTCATCCGATTCCACCTCATTTGAAAACAGGAAACACGCAACTTTTTGATTCTTGTTATCATTTAGCGCCAGTAATTTAGGTTTATCAGTTTCACAAATGTTCATCCTGAATGTACATCTAGGATGAAATCTGCATCCACTTGGTGGTGCTATTAGATTAGGAACAGATCCTGGGATGGATTCAAGAATGTCAGCACGCTTAACATCAGCCCTTGGAATTGACTTTAACAGACCGATAGTGTACGGATGTTTGGGGTTATAAAAAATATCATTAACGGGTGCTTCCTCAACTAGATTACCTGCGTACATAATACCTATTTTGTCACACATCTCCGCAACGACTCCTAAGTCATGTGTAATGAATAATATAGATGTGCCAGTAACTACTTTTAAATCTTTAATAAGTTCCAGTATTTGTGCTTGAGTTGTTACGTCTAGTGCAGTAGTTGGCTCATCCGCTATCAGTATTTTTGGATTTGAAGATAGTGCCATCGCTATCATCACTCGTTGTTGCATACCCCCGCTCAGTTCATGGGGATAGGAGTCTATAACCCGTTCCGCACCTGCGATATTTACCAACTTCAATAATTCTAAAGTTCTTCTTCGTGCTTCTTTTACATACGGGATATCTATACGTTTTTTGAGTAATTTATACTTGACTCTAAACCAAAATAGTCTTTTGTTTGATTCCTTATATAAACTTCTAATTCTTTCTGACGTTTTTTGTATTAAGGCCAGATCTTTCTCTTCTTCGGCAGTTAATAGATTGGTGTGTAGTTTAAACGCCTCTTCTTCGGTCTTATAGTAGTCTCTAACTTTTTCTATACCTTTGAGATCTATCCCCTCTACCTGTTCAAATAGGAAATCCTCAAGATCTTTTTCTATTTGGTTTGAGGGAGCCGAAGAATTTAACAACTCCAATATAGAGTCTTGCGACTCCGCAACTCCGAACATACTTATCCACTGTGTTACATATTTTCTTTTCTCTGTATCGTCGTTTATTTTTGAAGCTTCCGTATAAAATGTCTTGATTTGCTCCTCTGTTATAGTTTCTCTCCGTATGATCGAATTTGAAATCTCTATTCTATTATGTAGCAAAATTGGTTCCATTATTTGTCTTCCTACCGTTAATACAGGATTTAAGGAAAGTGCAGGTTCCTGGAAGATCATTGAGACGGTTCTACCTCTTATTTTAGACAAAATAAAATTATGTCTCTTAATCATTTTCCTATTTCTCTTTACGATCACGTTTTTCTCTGAGATTATTTTTATTTTAGCTAATTTATCAAGATCCCCCATAATGTTAAAACCGTCAATGAATACTTTCCCTTTTACGATTCTACCGGGTGGATCTGGAATCAAGTCCATAACTGAAGTAGCTGTAACACTCTTACCACAGCCACTCTCGCCCACGAGACCCATTACTTCTCCTTTATCAATAGAGAAAGTTACTCTATCCAGTGCTTTTACTATGCCACCGGATGTAAAAAATTGAGTGGTAAGTCCTTCAACTTTAAGGTATGAATTATCCTTTATTCTTCTGATGTTTTCTTCTCCACTAATCATAATACCTATCTCCTCAATTTTGGATCAAGCACATCTCTAAGGCCGTCGCCTAAAAGATTTACTGCTATGACAAAAACAAACAAGAATATCCCTGGGAAAAGTACGGCCCACCAAGCTCCCACCGCCGTAAATTCACTTTCCCCTATTACTATTATATTACCCAATTCTGGTATATACGGGTTTGGAAGATGCATGAACCCTATGAAAACTAGGGTCGCAAATACGCCGACAATAGAACCAAGATCTAGCGACAACTGCACCATAACAGGAGACAGAACGTTTGGCATTAGATGCAGAAAAACGTTTCTTAACCCAGATGACCCAGATGCTGTAGATGCCTCAACATATTTCATAGACTTAAGAGATAGTGCCTGTCCTCTACTTATCCTAGCATAAGTAGGCCACCAGATTATAATTAGTGCATAAACAATATCCAACAAAGACGATGCTTGTAGAGCGAAGATTATTGCAAGAGCAAGCACCAA is a window from the Thermoplasmatales archaeon genome containing:
- the malK_7 gene encoding Trehalose/maltose import ATP-binding protein MalK yields the protein MSENSEQNNTVLYVSHIKKYFDVSSGLRKSKGQVRALDDISFSLREGETIGIVGETGCGKTTLGRSVLRLIEPTAGNVYLNLPSEIMNNIITLEQKLTEIKLRNAGSSDKDPGVREVMKELEPLRKKYSLTKIPKRDMKEYRKLIQPVFQDPYSSLDPRMLVKDIIAEPMKLLTKMNASDIFKETLDIIQKIGLSEDHLYRFPHEFSGGQRQRIGIARSLVINPKVLILDEPTSALDVSVQAQILNLLRSIQQERNISFIFISHHLSVIRMMADKVAVMYLGKVVELAETNALFTKMLHPYTKALLSAIPIPDPKTKINRIILEGEIPSPSNPPTGCYFHPRCPVAMKNCGWSASDLAEPIRDMLDPFRNPEAKMFPRIVSIISDTEKNEIEIHFESPLSDTQESVRFMKNLIRKESELKGGVKFLAIAEVELLSADKVVITFIKYDIPRLKEVTTGHFVSCLIYEDKSQPKDEEIPDVEIPT
- the korA_2 gene encoding 2-oxoglutarate synthase subunit KorA yields the protein MKDTEVVVRVAGAAGDGVQSAGLIIAKAFSRSGLYVNTYNYYQSLIRGGQSWYQIRAAHEKVRSQGDGLDVLIALNKDGLTRHTNPMINEGGASPLEGVAIFDKEITGYEKGKATYCEMPLGEIAAKYGKNALMKNTVAIGAMAAAVGLDFSILSGVIADQFGKKGDVADQNVKAAKEGYDYYSSNFKKLGKKIQYGKTKRYLMAGGEAVGLGAVSGGLKMYVGYPMTPASSVMHYLASHTEQFGLFVKVSEDEISAINMAIGANYAGVRAMTGSSGGGFALMTEALGMSGMVEVPLVVYEAQRSGPSTGLPTKTEQGDLMQVIGASQGDYPKVVFAPRNVEEAFYMTREALNLAEKLQMPVIVMSDLYLAEHYESVENLDLNFKIDRGNFAKDNQPDFKRYQYTDSGVSSRALPGQAGLMHNEDSDEHNEYGAVVSDAETDPTLRRLSMEKRMKKINIYLKEMPPTDTYRYSDAEYAIVQWGSTQGVVEEAVDMLREKGIKAGAVEINRVYPLNPDMGKLFSGKKKIIVVENNYSGQINRFLRSEFLVKTELITKYDGESFYPGALAEELEAVIRRN
- a CDS encoding Retron-type reverse transcriptase — translated: MVILSLSNPKTIMAIAAIIRQLLDKLKLSLNEEKSRITTTREGFDFIDFHFFQRCITRKRKDVTICQAPKERSEELQGKGKTGTKQEESCHQ
- the korB_2 gene encoding 2-oxoglutarate synthase subunit KorB; protein product: MVTLADYKGKVKPDWCPGCGNFAQLSAIGGALTELGIEPKDSVVVSGIGCSSNMPEFINMYGFHGLHGRLLPVAEAIKWANDKLTVIGYGGDGDGFFEGTQHFYHTSKRNVDITYIVSDNQIFGLTTGQASPTTSMGMVTKTTPNGNIEKPLNPLDFALTAGATFVARAFSGDAKHLKDVIKAGIQHRGFSFIDVLSPCVTYNKLNTYDFFRKRVYHIEGNDRKDLMQAYRIAQEWGDRIPIGILYENTDKTYEDYDPILSKGPLINNPVHKLVEDDLEEFV
- a CDS encoding ABC-type oligopeptide transport system, periplasmic component encodes the protein MENNSSEPKVDRTRGPAKKPTTNVKFYAVIVVLVVILAAFAVLAFYHPSTSSGVSANVVTTTQEAVGLGSTYSFYVNESSSFKNVSVWFGDGTYNTFNSTGNSLKISHTYNTTGDYFIMYSVNYGSTTSSNNLIPLTVGYPTSALKDFNASYGTLLLNSNSSAPLILNPLIFAPGVNLTYSMGAGSPANSSYQTVNQSMDVYQGANMIQQQNYQFVANNLGNSSSPFYLYQAPGNMIYYLNGLTSGYYTLELFTSSAVVNTTTGVINYGTLTTTSIFVNIPIFNHVSVPSSSNAIYTNAELAAGGYRTLDPAIAYDTVSNEILDNTNPGLLVYNGNSTISFNPFLATQLPNITNGGINNYSKTYTSSYTNEAGQTVTYSTALQPYENYTFTIRANASFANGQPVKAYDVYYSLVRDLLFINANDPGWILGQYVLPGNYYVTNTYHNITDNITYNNASNTLTIHFQQPVTPTLAFQVLTASGDYVSEASWFIANGAAITFTPAGFQAYKVFGQSGSYNTYIQNHVMADGPYTIEYILPGQEIVLQANPYYKAPGSWYPAPTIKTVAIQYLSNTNTPYLELQGGSAQQGGIPTSSWGNAVALKDSGKANIFGFPSLSVFFYNFNALVNTATLANIDPSANVPAAMFTSPNARAAFAYAYNETKYLQDQLGNPAYPQYSFGAFFAGIIPQGMAYYQTPAQLNASTGGHVPYFDLTIAKNYWDTFMAHSGAKLNLTMSGGKLMYNGKQVTLPIFYNTPDPVDQAGISTWTNYILQVTGIAIQQEPTPFNQLINYEYGTGPGTNPMPIYLLGWAPDYPFPTDYLKPMALPSSTLSVYPATDGMYPSWIGSSSNPIHNATEAGQMHNMSTLYNETFASAGSAQESYALQMDRMFINLTFQVELFQQVQYFVVSSHITPSSIQNYQENVMIGGGADTLYNFLTYTS
- a CDS encoding DsrE/DsrF-like family protein produces the protein MTGRALIIISSGEEAREKAMTGIMYAVNAKKNNWLDDVRLMFFGPSEKLILSEDEEIRNSMEAIRKAGLVPTACKAIARNEDIEPKLIKNGVNVEYVGTTISNLIREGYSVLTF